One genomic window of Pseudomonas chlororaphis subsp. piscium includes the following:
- a CDS encoding transporter: MNHSIDHAHRDSDLFGLLYGFAFRPGERGRELDSAKALQALQQPDDGGEFLWLHLNLAHAACERWMQTHLALPEEFFEALHEGSRSTRIEHVDSALLAVVNDVVFNFGSMVSSDISTLWVCVRSRLIVSARLQPLHSVDKLRSSVKAGERFRSPLELLVHLLRDQGEVLTQIVRKTSLNVDQIEDQLLAARISTNRAELGAMRRVLVRLQRLLALEPGSLLRLLNRPPQWLQKEDVKELRKSTEEFALIINDLTALGERIKLLQEEIAANINEQTNRTLFTLTVVTVLALPINIIAGFFGMNVGGIPFSGDPEGFWILVALVATFTVIAGRWAFRKRQDM, from the coding sequence ATGAACCACAGCATCGACCATGCCCATCGCGATTCGGATCTGTTCGGCCTGCTCTACGGCTTTGCGTTTCGCCCCGGCGAGCGGGGGCGCGAACTGGATTCGGCCAAGGCCCTGCAAGCCCTGCAACAGCCGGACGATGGTGGGGAGTTTCTCTGGCTGCACCTGAACCTGGCGCATGCCGCCTGCGAACGCTGGATGCAGACCCACCTGGCCCTGCCGGAAGAATTCTTCGAGGCCTTGCACGAAGGCTCGCGCTCGACCCGCATCGAGCATGTGGACTCGGCCCTGCTGGCGGTGGTCAACGACGTGGTGTTCAACTTCGGCAGCATGGTGTCCTCGGACATCTCCACCCTGTGGGTCTGTGTGCGCAGCCGGCTGATCGTCAGCGCGCGCCTGCAACCCTTGCATTCGGTGGACAAGCTGCGCTCCTCGGTCAAGGCCGGCGAACGTTTCCGCTCGCCCCTGGAACTGCTGGTGCACCTGCTGCGCGACCAGGGCGAAGTGCTGACCCAGATCGTGCGCAAGACCAGCCTCAACGTCGACCAGATCGAAGACCAGTTGCTGGCCGCGCGGATCTCCACCAACCGCGCCGAACTGGGGGCCATGCGCCGGGTGCTGGTGCGCCTGCAACGCCTGCTGGCGCTGGAGCCGGGCTCGCTGCTGCGGCTGCTCAACCGTCCGCCGCAATGGCTGCAGAAGGAGGACGTCAAGGAGCTGCGCAAGTCCACCGAGGAGTTCGCCCTGATCATCAACGACCTCACTGCCCTCGGCGAGCGGATCAAGCTGCTGCAGGAAGAGATCGCCGCCAATATCAACGAACAGACCAACCGCACCCTGTTCACCCTGACCGTGGTCACGGTGCTGGCGCTGCCGATCAACATCATCGCCGGCTTCTTCGGCATGAACGTCGGCGGCATCCCCTTCTCCGGGGACCCGGAAGGCTTCTGGATCCTCGTCGCGCTGGTCGCCACCTTCACCGTCATCGCCGGCCGCTGGGCGTTTCGCAAGCGCCAGGATATGTAG